Proteins from one Podospora pseudoanserina strain CBS 124.78 chromosome 1, whole genome shotgun sequence genomic window:
- the UTP21 gene encoding rRNA-processing protein utp21 (BUSCO:EOG09260SJV; EggNog:ENOG503NV9E; COG:S) encodes MVQILDYGVEKLPCSCVNPERGCLPAGGVSWHICLRHPRPGLGSVFGGCGADRKSLGGVPSPLSHVWLKISGRAWFSEAAAVRKLPSPIFYSRQRPLAAYRVVFCDRKLLVSCNATTMPHSEIDHPSTKRQKRDAIVKAQPSSKRSGSAIFAPFRTIGLVSPTSVPFATIPLGKTTFQITTSVGRALQTYDLKRGLNLVFVTRPQTPADITATCAWKEKVYAAWGNPSKGESQGLWAFQRGKKAAELQLPTGLDQPIKQIVIFGSWIIACCVTRIEVFKSATLEHYTTLFTAAAKRGDNEITGGVCNMPTFLNKIFVGRKDGWVEIWNVSTGKLVYTILPPAPNSGSVTCLQPSPALSLLAISYSGGSLVIQNVLTDKKVLQIQAGSEGAPVTCISFRTDGQGAGEDGRKDGVMATATGFSGDVTFWDLNKGGRSMGVLRSAHNPPSRNKAAGGGISKIEFLPGQPVIITSGLDNSLKSWIFDETPFSPVPRILHQRSGHAAPVSCLQFLPSDFDGAEAGNKWLMSGGHDRSLWGWSLRRDGQSTELSQGAIRKKAKKAGILAGGSLIQGPSTTLEDLKAPEITCIASSLNRDGGIGAMPGKQVIWDKANSTKYSNAELSGMTGWESVVTAHKNDPWARTWFWGRKRAGRWAFKTGDGMNVSTVAISSCGTFAVVGSEGGSIDTYNLQSGRHKQRFPSRLTPAQLRQIKMMQLRALDKVNELQARSAQSFPPGTGKHTAAVTGLVVDSLNTTITSCSLDGKIKFWDFSTGNLIDEINWAPMTKIVTCRYHPGNDLIAFACDDHSIRVVDIGTKQTIREFWGCRGDINDFCFSNDGRWIIAASQDCIIRIWDLPTSHLIDAFRTETPCTALAFSNTGEFLAGSCEGSLGVQLWTNRTLFKHVPTRQISDAEIGEAAGSLPTASGEGGEGLIDAAFEDDASEPADDGVTAPVIDQLSSDMMTLSLVPKSRWQTLLHIDLIKQRNKPKEAPKAPEKAPFFLPSVGGSNSLLPPIEDDKEGKEVVSRITQLDATRQEQAFSSKLTACGEKGDYTEFIEHLKSLPPSAADLELRSLSMGNSEHDYENNELLHFIKALTSRLIARRDYELTQAWMTVFLKLHYDLVMANDCLLKALDEWKEHQARERDRLDDLIGYCSGVVGFLRNPRT; translated from the exons ATGGTTCAGATTCTCGATTATGGCGTCGAAAAACTGCCATGTTCGTGTGTTAATCCGGAGCGGGGGTGCCTGCCGGCCGGCGGTGTGTCTTGGCATATATGTCTTCGGCACCCTCGACCCGGCCTGGGGTCGGTGTTCGGTGGTTGTGGGGCCGATCGAAAAAGTTTGGGTGGGGTCCCAAGTCCCCTTTCCCATGTGTGGCTGAAAATTTCTGGACGGGCTTGGTTCagcgaggctgctgctgtaaGAAAACTTCCATCACCAATATTTTACTCGCGACAAAGGCCATTGGCAGCGTATAGAGTGGTTTTTTGTGATAGAAAGCTCCTCGTGAGCTGCAACGCGACAACCATGCCTCACTCAGAGATCGACCACCCTTCGACGAAGCGGCAAAAGCGCGATGCGATCGTGAAAGCGCAGCCATCTTCAAAGAGGAGCGGCTCGGCCATTTTTGCGCCTTTCCGG ACCATTGGTTTAGTTTCACCAACAAGCGTTCCCTTTGCCACGATTCCCCTTGGCAAAACCACCTTCCAGATCACGACTTCTGTCGGCCGTGCCCTGCAAACATACGATCTCAAGCGCGGTCTCAATCTTGTGTTCGTCACCCGCCCTCAGACTCCCGCCGATATAACCGCCACCTGTGCTTGGAAAGAAAAGGTATATGCTGCTTGGGGAAACCCGAGCAAGGGTGAATCTCAAGGATTATGGGCCTTCCAGCGCGGCAAAAAGGCTGCTGAGCTTCAGCTCCCTACCGGCCTCGATCAACCCATCAAACAGATTGTCATTTTTGGCTCGTGGATTATCGCATGCTGTGTCACGAGGATAGAGGTCTTCAAGTCGGCTACACTGGAACACTACACTACTCTCTTTACTGCGGCGGCTAAGAGGGGCGACAATGAAATTACGGGCGGCGTCTGCAACATGCCAACCTTCTTGAACAAGATCTTTGTCGGCCGGAAGGATGGTTGGGTTGAAATTTGGAACGTCAGTACCGGCAAGCTCGTATATACGATCCTGCCGCCCGCACCCAACAGCGGGTCCGTGACTTGTCTGCAACCCTCGCCCGCTCTGTCGTTGCTCGCCATCTCGTACTCTGGCGGTTCTCTGGTCATTCAAAACGTTCTCACAGACAAGAAAGTGTTGCAGATCCAGGCTGGCAGTGAAGGTGCTCCCGTTACCTGCATCTCATTCCGGACTGATGGTCAGGGTGCCGGGGAGGATGGCCGGAAGGATGGTGTTATGGCTACAGCAACTGGTTTTAGTGGGGATGTGACTTTCTGGGATCTCAACAAGGGTGGAAGATCGATGGGTGTTTTGCGCAGcgcccacaaccccccatcacGCAACAAGGCCGCTGGTGGCGGTATCAGCAAAATCGAGTTTCTTCCCGGTCAGCCCGTGATCATCACAAGCGGTCTCGACAACTCTCTCAAGTCTTGGATCTTTGACGAGACACCATTCTCGCCAGTACCTCGCATTTTGCACCAGCGAAGTGGACATGCGGCGCCTGTCAGCTGCCTGCAATTCTTGCCGTCTGATTTCGATGGCGCAGAGGCTGGAAACAAGTGGCTTATGAGCGGTGGGCACGATAGGAGTCTCTGGGGATGGAGTTTGCGAAGAGACGGTCAGAGTACCGAACTATCACAAGGTGCCATTCggaagaaggcaaagaaaGCCGGTATTCTTGCTGGTGGGTCTTTAATTCAAGGCCCAAGCACAACCTTGGAGGATCTAAAGGCCCCGGAAATCACATGCATCGCATCTTCACTAAACCGCGATGGTGGTATTGGTGCTATGCCCGGAAAGCAGGTCATTTGGGACAAGGCCAACAGCACAAAATACTCTAATGCCGAGCTCAGCGGAATGACGGGCTGGGAGAGTGTCGTTACCGCTCACAAGAACGACCCGTGGGCTCGCACATGGTTTTGGGGACGAAAGAGAGCTGGTCGTTGGGCATTCAAGACTGGCGACGGCATGAATGTTTCCACTGTGGCCATCAGTTCATGTGGCACTTTCGCTGTGGTCGGGTCGGAGGGAGGCAGTATCGATACTTATAACCTTCAGTCAGGTCGGCACAAGCAACGTTTCCCTTCCAGGTTGACACCGGCCCAATTGAGGCAGATCAAGATGATGCAGCTGAGAGCGCTGGACAAGGTCAACGAGCTTCAGGCACGGTCAGCCCAGAGCTTCCCGCCGGGCACTGGCAAGCACACAGCGGCGGTAAcaggtcttgttgttgactcTCTCAACACAACCATTACCTCGTGCTCGCTCGACGGTAAGATCAAGTTCTGGGACTTTTCCACCGGCAACTTGATCGACGAAATCAACTGGGCGCCCATGACCAAGATAGTGACCTGCCGCTATCATCCAGGCAATGACCTTATCGCGTTTGCCTGTGACGACCACTCCATCCGGGTTGTCGATATTGGAACCAAGCAAACGATCAGAGAATTCTGGGGCTGCCGGGGAGACATCAACGACTTTTGCTTCTCCAATGACGGCAGGTGGATCATTGCTGCCTCTCAAGACTGCATCATTCGCATCTGGGATTTGCCCACAAGCCATCTTATCGACGCATTCCGCACGGAAACTCCCTgcaccgccctcgccttctccaacacgGGCGAGTTCCTAGCCGGCTCGTGTGAAGGCAGCCTTGGTGTTCAACTCTGGACTAACAGAACGCTCTTCAAGCACGTCCCAACCCGGCAAATCTCGGACGCCGAGATTGGCGAGGCGGCCGGCTCTCTGCCGACGGCATCCGGTGAAGGTGGCGAAGGTCTCATTGACGCTGCctttgaggatgatgccTCGGAACCAGCCGATGATGGCGTAACTGCGCCAGTAATTGACCAGCTCTCCTCTGACATGATGACCTTGTCTCTGGTCCCCAAGAGCAGATGGCAAACCCTTCTGCATATCGACTTGATCAAGCAAAGAAACAAGCCAAAGGAGGCCCCCAAGGCGCCCGAAAAGGCACCATTCTTCTTGCCATCTGTTGGCGGATCGAACTCGCTATTACCTCCTATTGAAGACgacaaggagggcaaggaggtTGTATCGAGGATAACGCAGCTAGATGCTACGAGGCAAGAGCAGGCTTTCTCCAGCAAGCTGACTGCCTGCGGGGAAAAGGGTGATT ACACCGAGTTTATCGAGCACCTCAaatctcttcctccttcgGCGGCTGATCTTGAGCTCCGGTCCCTCTCCATGGGCAACAGTGAGCACGATTACGAAAATAACGAGTTGCTTCACTTTATCAAGGCCTTGACCAGCAGGCTGATCGCCAGAAGAGACTACGAGCTGACACAGGCGTGGATGACTGTGTTCCTGAAGCTGCACTACGACCTTGTGATGGCCAACGACTGTCTTCTCAAGGCGCTGGACGAGTGGAAAGAGCACCAAGCGCGGGAAAGAGATAGGCTGGATGACTTGATTGGGTACTGCAGCGGCGTTGTTGGATTCTTGAGGAATCCCAGGACATGA
- the AGP2 gene encoding General amino acid permease AGP2 (COG:E; EggNog:ENOG503NVN6), producing MSSTGIDLIANPGGHDQEKGGLSSSLSNGGTDEKKRGPPSSPSLSGSQVEEHSMRRQLKSRHIQLIGIGGTIGTALYVQIGRGLLQGGPASLFLAFTIWCSFILAVTLCMAEMVTYLPISSPFIRLAGRYVDEAFGFACGWNFFIFEAALVPFEIVACNVILHYWKGSEIVPAGGIIAIIICLYGLINVLAVQWYGEVEFWAALGKVLLIIALLIFTVVVMCGGNPTGDRFGFRYWSDPGAFAELYHTGDLGRFLGFLQCLIQASFTIAGPDYVSMAAGEAENPRVVMPRAFNAVFYRLTTFFMLGSLAVGVLVPYTDEEMKIAFSTGAPGAAASPYVIAMNRLNIRVLPDIVNAMVLTAAFSAGNSYVYCASRSLYGMALEGKAPKIFTKVTTKGVPLYAVLVVLGISLLSFLQVSNDAAVVLQWFVNLVTASQLINFACMCVTYLRFYYGMKAQGFKRDDLPYKAMLQPYAAWYALIGTSVMTFVGGYTVFLPGKWDVPTFLFSFTMIAVCPILYLGYKFVNKTKLHRSDEIDLVKNVDEIEEYQRTYVSSPPKNAFDRVLDRLFG from the exons ATGTCCTCCACGGGAATCGACCTTATTGCCAACCCAGGAGGCCATGATCAGGAGAAAGGGGGCTTATCATCTTCTCTCAGCAATGGTGGCACcgacgaaaagaaaaggggccCCCCTTCATCGCCGTCGCTCTCCGGGTCCCAGGTAGAAGAGCATAGCATGAGACGCCAGCTTAAGTCTCGTCACATTCAACTTATAG GAATTGGCGGGACAATCGGCACAGCCCTCTATGTCCAGATCGGCCGTGGTCTCCTCCAAGGTGGacccgcctccctcttcctcgccttcaccATTTGGTGCTCCTTCATCCTTGCCGTGACGCTCTGCATGGCCGAGATGGTGACCTACCTTCCCATTTCCTCGCCATTCATCCGACTCGCTGGCCGTTATGTCGACGAAGCCTTTGGTTTTGCCTGCGGGTGGaatttcttcatcttcgaGGCCGCGCTGGTGCCGTTTGAAATTGTTGCCTGCAATGTTATTTTGCATTATTGGAAAGGCTCCGAGATTGTACCCGCTGGAGGAATCATCGCCATTATCATCTGCTTGTATGGGTTGATCAACGTGCTGGCTGTGCAGTGGTATGGAGAGGTGGAGTTTTGGGCTGCGCTGGGAAAAGTGCTGCTCATTATTGCCCTCTTGATCTTTACCGTGGTGGTAATGTGCGGTGGGAACCCGACAGGAGACAGGTTTGGGTTTCGATACTGGAGCGATCCAGGCGCCTTTGCCGAGTTGTACCACACAGGAGACTTGGGGAGATTTCTAGGATTTCTGCAGTGTTTGATCCAGGCATCGTTCACCATAGCAGGGCCGGATTATGTGAGCATGGCAGCCGGGGAGGCGGAAAACCCGAGAGTGGTGATGCCCAGGGCTTTCAATGCCGTGTTTTACCGGCTAACGACATTCTTTATGCTCGGAAGTTTGGCGGTTGGTGTTCTCGTGCCATACACTgacgaggagatgaagataGCATTCTCGACGGGTGCACCGGGCGCAGCTGCAAGCCCATATGTTATTGCGATGAACCGGCTGAACATCAGGGTGCTGCCGGATATTGTCAATGCTATGGTCCTGACGGCGGCCTTCTCGGCGGGAAACAGCTATGTCTATTGCGCTTCAAGGTCTCTTTACGGCATGGCGCTAGAGGGGAAGGCTCCAAAGATATTTACAAAGGTCACAACTAAGGGAGTGCCTCTGTATGCCGTCTTGGTAGTTTTGGGAATCTCGCTCTTGAGTTTCTTGCAGGTCTCAAACGATGCCGCAGTGGTGCTTCAGTGGTTTGTGAACTTGGTCACGGCGAGCCAACTGATCAACTTTGCCTGCATGTGTGTGACGTACCTGCGGTTCTACTATGGGATGAAGGCTCAGGGGTTCAAGAGAGACGACCTGCCGTACAAGGCCATGTTGCAACCTTATGCGGCGTGGTATGCGCTGATCGGGACGTCCGTCATGACGTTTGTCGGAGGGTACACGGTTTTCCTACCCGGAAAGTGGGATGTGCCAACGTTCTTATTTTC GTTTACAATGATTGCGGTATGTCCGATTTTGTATCTAGGATACAAGTTTGTCAACAAGACAAAACTGCATCGCTCAGATGAGATCGACTTGGTAAAGAATGTCGATGAAATTGAAGAGTACCAAAGGACATATGTTTCCAGCCCCCCAAA GAACGCCTTTGACAGGGTGCTGGATCGGTTGTTTGGATAG